DNA from Triticum aestivum cultivar Chinese Spring chromosome 7D, IWGSC CS RefSeq v2.1, whole genome shotgun sequence:
GGGAGAGAAGTTCCAAAAAGACATGGGACCTGACGGAGCCACTGCCTTTACAAGATGATAGTGCATCGATTATCAACCTTCTTGGCCCAAAACCTGATGTTCACTATATTTATGTCTGTATAAAGGTTAGCCGTTGACAAGCTTGTCATAATCATCCGAACTTGCTTCCTGAACTCTTCATATGACTAGTTATTGAATAATCTTACATTGTTATGCAGGAGAACGACAGTGCAAGAGTGGACTTGAAGGCCGAGGTCAATGAAGCAGACAAATGATCACATATTATAACCTTTTTGGATCATCGTGTATAACCAGTGTAGCAAATAATGTAGGGAATACATTTTGTAACTCTTGATTTTTGTCGTTGTTGGCAACAATTTAGCAAAATTACAGCTAAGGATGTTGCTTCTTCGATCATCGAATTTGGAATAGAAAtgaatgtgttgttttcatgtctTTCGATTTTGTGTAGAATTTACTTCCGTGTTCACGGAACATAGGACCCGCTCGGAGTGTGGGAAATCTTAGAGAAAATGATCTAGGTTTTCTACATAAAGAAAAGCCATAATCTTGTGGGACGGGAAAGTATCTGGGGAAATTTGTGGATGTTCACAACATATTGCCTAGAACCCCTAAAAAAATTGAAAACACCTTTCAGAAGTTTTCTTTTTCTGGATGTTCACAACATGTGTTTACAATTTCTAAAAAATTCAAAAGAGAAACTTCAACTTTTTAGGAATTGTCGACACATATGTGGTGAACATTCACAATGTTTTCTGATTTTATTTGAAACTTCTAAATTTGACTTTTGAGAGTTGGGAGCATGGTGTGTCTAAGAGCAACAGCGTCCGTctgtggccctgtttggatccctaagttagagttagttttagttagttggggctcaaataacccaaaagtatccaaacatgatgggttagtttgtgttagttggatctaacccaccccaaaaaactagcccacactagaggagcttatttgggttagttctcctgggcccactagaaaaaaataaaataaaaagttacCCCTCTCATCCAAATAgtgtccaaagtagtcaaatgattgagaaagaatatttattctcaatctaaccctaccatccaaacaactctttggttagagttagtggGTTAATtcaaggttagaatctaactctaacctctaactgagttagagtattcAAACAGGGCATGTGTCAGCATACAAAAAAAAGTGCCCACAACAGTTCCCATTTTCTGTCCGGTTTGTGTCTGCTCGGACGCATTTCCACCTCAAATTTGGGTCAGATATGGGTCGGAAGCGGACACAAACACGTTCTCTGCATCCACCTCATTCGTCTGTGTCTGGCCTGACTTGTCTGTCATCCACCTCCCCCATTCCATCTCTATTCCTTTTCTTTCCCTTCCCTGGCCCACCACGACCACCAACCCACCCACCCACGCGCCAGCCGGGCAAGAGTTGTGGGACACTCCCTCCGGCGGCCTCCAGCGGCGCGGTGGCGCTTCTCTGGTGCCCTCCAGCGTCGCAGTGGCGGTCGGTTGGATTTGTGCGGAGGCAGGCCCCCGGAGGCGCCCGTCCTCGCAGGAGCTTGTCCCCGCCGGCGCTCGTCCCCGTAGGCGGTCGGTTGGATTTGTGCGGAGGCAGGCCCCCGGAGGCGCCCGTCCTCGCAGGAGCTTGTCCCCGCCGGCGCTCGTCCCCGTAGGCGGTCGGAGGCGCCCGTCCCCGTAGGAGCTCGCCCCGCTGgcgcccgttccctcaagcgcttgTCCCCACAGGCAGGCGACGCTCATCCCGGCCAGCACCCGCAAAAGCCCCCCGCCAGCAGCTCTTGTTGTTGTTTTTTCAAAAGAAAGGCCATGTCCGCTCAAAAATGGGTTGCTCGTGTTGGATTCACAAACCATGTCGCTGTCCATGTCGTGTCCGCTGTCCGTTTTGCCGATCCAAATGGATAAAATGTTAAAAAAAAGGGACACAATTTAGGTCAGTGCGTTGGAGTTGcctaagggcttctttgattcaaaggattctcaaaggaattttagaggattctaatccttaggaatttttcctatcttggttgtttgattcgtaggattgtaaaccataggaatttttccataggattcatttgcactagatttcataggaaacatcccatccactcagacctctttgaaagaatcctgcgttttttctatgcacaatcaaacactcgtacaatcctgtaggattcaagacgacattccactctaactCCCTGTTTtttctattcccgcgttttggaaatcctacgaatcaaagaggccctaagtcTTGAAAACACGGGATACTTTCCACTCATGGGATAAGCCTTTGTTACCATTTTGGCGAACCAGTATGCAATTTTCCTTTATTTTCAGAAAAAAAGAACAACCTTTTTTTGACCTAACCGTGCAATTTTTCTTCTGCATCCATCATGATTCAGTTCAGGCATTCAGCCCAGGCAAAGGGGGAAGTGGAAGAATCCCTTAGTGGAACGGATCGACGTCCATCTTCAATCCAACGCCTCCAGATTCGACACGTCTTTTTCTCTTTCCCACCTCCTCCCTAAAAATCCCTCTCCCCCCTTCTCTAGCCGCCTTCCTTCGGCCCCGCAGCTTTTCTCTCTCCTCACCGTCGCGCGTGTGCCCCTCCTTTCTGTCTCTCTCTCCTCCGCGTGCGCTCCCTCACTCTTCTCCCATCCGTCTAATGGAggccctcgccggcgccgccgcctcgtccGCGCTCCTCCCGGCCTTCCCCGCCCACCAGCCTCACTCCCGCGTGGCGCTCCGCGCCCGCCCCTGCGGGCCCATCcgcgcggccggcggcggcggaggcaaggACGACGCCGCCAAGCCGAACGGGACCCCCGTCGTCAAGGTAACAAACAGTGCGTGAAAGCTACGTGATGCAGAGTGAGAAGTGACGAAGATTTTGTTCGGGTAGTGGTTGCTCGGAGATGGGTGTGGCAGTGTAGAACATGTTgggtttagggatttctttcagaTGCGAGGCCCGGGGCCTACCTAGACCTGGGTTGTTCCATTGTGTTGTTATTACTAGGTGACTATTTTCCGAAGCTTGATATCTTTGAACTCGGTCGGGAAGTTTTGTGGATGTCATGAAAATAAACTTCCTTTTGTACCAATCAACTTAAAACTTCCGAATGATAATTAGTTGAAAATCATGTCTATGCATATGGGTTCGCAAAGATATTATTTAGTTTCTTGCTAGATTTTTTAAAGGTGATCCTGTATTTATATTTTGAAACTCAGGAGTGAATCAGGTCATTTTCTTTTAGTTTGCCTTTAATGGGTCACATATCTTTGGTTTGTTTGTACTAAATTGCCTGACAGTCGAAGGTCTAAATTGCCTGACAGTCGAAGGTTGATCCAAGTCAAAATGGAGCTCTCGGTCCGGTCGCAACTGACAAGTCACGCACGACCTCATCAACCAATTCAACTCCCGACTCAAGCGGATCCAGAGCTGGCTTGTTCAGAACCCCTATATCTGGTGGTGTGCAGAGCGCAACTTTTGCCCATGGTTTACCTCCACCGGCTTTGGCTGTTCGCAATTTAATGGAACAGGTAGCTTCTGTTAATTATCTCCTGGCCATTGGGCTATTTTCTAGCCGGCTGGATGCTTATTCCTGTCTTACTGTGCTCACTAGGCGCGATTTGCTCACCTATGCACTGTCATGTCTGGCATGCATCATCGACGTGCTGGATATCCATTTGGTTCACTTGTTGACTTTGCTAATGACTCAATGGGCCGTAAGATAGCTACTTTGGTTACATTTTGGATATAACTTGTACACTCTGTTTGACCTCCTTGGGTAATTATTTTGTGTTGATGTCTTGCGCAGACCCAATATTTTCTCTGTCACCCTTAGCAATCCACACCAGAAACTTGCTCTCTGATCCAAGATGCACACTTGTTGTCCAGGTATGAAGTTTCTCGGCATGTTTTACTGGAAGTATAAATGTTCCTTGCTTGCTAATAATAGGATAACAACACCTAGTCCTTCATTACAGGTACCTGGATGGAGTGGATTGTCTAATGCTCGTGTCACAATATTTGGTGATGTCTACCCTTTGTCAGCTGAACAACAGGTTCCTATTTAGCTGcctttgttgcttgataattgatAGTGCAGTCATCTAGGTAATTACTTTTCTATGGATAATATTTTTGAAAGAAAAATGTAAGGAAACTCCAACAGTATGAATAGGAACCTAAAATACACGTCCATGAGGACTTAAATGGGATTGTACATCCTCTAGAACCCAAGTGAGCTAGCTAGGGTCACTTCCTTTTTCTCTTTCCTATGGATAGCTGGCATGTCAATCATTAAGAATTTGGCTCCTCCCATTGTGTGAAAACCATCTGTGGACTAAGTTTTCAAATTATAAATTCTCTGAGTTAGTAATGTTTGTTGAGGTTGGTTTTTGGTCTTCCCTTTTTTTTGGCTGCACTTTTCTCATGGCATGGGCTGAAAGAGAATAGATGTTCTGTCATGGCTGTTACAGAATACATGATTGATATGCATGACCATTAAGAGTGAATGGAGATTTGTTCTTCCATTTGTGGTTTTAAAAGATTTCATGAACTGACGGTGAATACATGTATCCGCCAGGAATGGGCACATAAGCAATATGTTGCAAAACATCAACAATGGGCGTCTCAACAGTGGGGAAATTTTTACTACTACAGGATGCAGAATATCAGGTCTGTGATTTGATTTGATGAGTTATACTCTTCCATCATTTCAGGTTGATGAATCCATTTATCGTTTACACAGATGCACATCTCTTCTCCCATCCGTTACTCATAGATGCTTGTGTAACTTATGATTTGTCACAAACTATTTGCGATAATCACAGCGACATATATTTTATTGGAGGCTTTGGCACTGTTGCATGGGTAGATGTGAAACAGTATGAAACTATTCAACCTGACAAGATAGCAGTTGACGGCGGCGAACAAAGCTTAAAGGTAAACTATGAATGCCATTATCAGCAGATTAGCTGGATCATCATATTAGTTATGTGCCCGTACATGTAATATGTGAGTACAGTAAAACCTCGACCGCTTTTGATGGATGCTCTGCATGTAGGAGTTGAACGCTATTTTCTCTAAACCACTTAGAGAGTTCATGTCTGCTGAAGGGGAGGTTGACGATGCTGCTCTTATATCCGTAGACAGCAAAGGGATAGACATTCGGGTTCGCCAGGGTGCACAGGTAAACTTTATTCAGATT
Protein-coding regions in this window:
- the LOC123166124 gene encoding uncharacterized protein, coding for MEALAGAAASSALLPAFPAHQPHSRVALRARPCGPIRAAGGGGGKDDAAKPNGTPVVKSKVDPSQNGALGPVATDKSRTTSSTNSTPDSSGSRAGLFRTPISGGVQSATFAHGLPPPALAVRNLMEQARFAHLCTVMSGMHHRRAGYPFGSLVDFANDSMGHPIFSLSPLAIHTRNLLSDPRCTLVVQVPGWSGLSNARVTIFGDVYPLSAEQQEWAHKQYVAKHQQWASQQWGNFYYYRMQNISDIYFIGGFGTVAWVDVKQYETIQPDKIAVDGGEQSLKELNAIFSKPLREFMSAEGEVDDAALISVDSKGIDIRVRQGAQFNIQRLAFDVPYKVETLEEAKRALHKIIKTSSK